From Rhodoferax sp. AJA081-3, the proteins below share one genomic window:
- a CDS encoding sulfate ABC transporter substrate-binding protein: MVTHLPSRRFFTALAISTALAGASLGAFAQPKPVELLNVSYDPTRELYVEFNAAFAKHWKAKTGQDVTIKQSHGGSGKQARGIIDGLEADVATLALAGDTDALHANGGWITKDWQNRLPHNASPYTSTIVLVVRQGNPKGIKDWDDLIKPGISVITPNPKTSGGARWNYLAAWEFAKRKFGSDAKAKEFIAKLYANVPVLDTGARGSSISFAQRNQGDVFISWENEAYLLEKEFGSKVDVVYPSLSILAEPAVTVVDKNVDKKGTRAVATAYLEYLYTEEGQDIAGKHFYRPAVSEKAAAKYAKQFPKLKLFTIEQAFGGWDKAAKDHFADGASFDQIYVKK; the protein is encoded by the coding sequence ATGGTTACCCATCTTCCTAGCCGCCGCTTCTTCACGGCATTGGCAATAAGTACCGCTCTGGCCGGTGCCAGTCTGGGCGCATTTGCGCAGCCCAAGCCGGTAGAGCTGCTCAACGTCTCCTACGACCCCACCCGCGAGTTGTATGTTGAATTCAACGCCGCCTTCGCCAAACACTGGAAGGCCAAGACTGGCCAGGACGTGACCATCAAACAATCCCACGGTGGCTCGGGCAAACAGGCCCGCGGCATCATCGATGGTCTGGAGGCCGATGTGGCCACACTGGCCCTGGCGGGTGATACCGACGCCCTGCATGCCAACGGCGGCTGGATCACCAAGGACTGGCAAAACCGCCTGCCGCACAACGCCTCGCCCTACACGTCAACAATAGTGCTCGTCGTGCGCCAGGGCAACCCCAAGGGCATCAAGGACTGGGATGACCTGATCAAGCCCGGCATCAGCGTCATCACGCCCAACCCCAAAACATCGGGTGGCGCGCGCTGGAACTACCTGGCAGCCTGGGAGTTTGCCAAACGCAAGTTCGGCAGTGATGCCAAGGCCAAGGAGTTCATCGCCAAGCTGTATGCGAATGTGCCAGTGCTGGACACGGGTGCGCGTGGCTCATCCATATCGTTTGCCCAGCGCAACCAGGGTGATGTGTTTATCTCGTGGGAGAACGAAGCCTACCTGCTGGAGAAAGAATTTGGCAGCAAGGTGGATGTGGTCTACCCATCGCTGAGCATCCTGGCGGAGCCTGCGGTCACCGTGGTCGACAAAAACGTGGACAAAAAAGGCACCCGCGCCGTGGCAACCGCCTACCTGGAGTATTTGTACACCGAAGAGGGCCAGGACATTGCGGGCAAACACTTCTACCGCCCCGCAGTCTCGGAAAAGGCCGCGGCCAAATACGCCAAACAGTTCCCCAAGCTCAAGCTGTTCACCATCGAACAGGCCTTTGGCGGCTGGGACAAGGCGGCCAAGGACCACTTTGCCGATGGCGCCAGCTTCGACCAGATCTACGTGAAGAAATAA
- a CDS encoding ABC transporter substrate-binding protein: MVHVLRAVVLMASLASVATSWAADIDVFGSDYSIPKAYVQNGENKGILVDILKYIDERLPNHQFTVKLAPWSRAYKSAVDGEGGIVGISKTAEREVLFDYSDSLYNDNVVIVVLAGKAFDFKTIADLHGKTIGIGRRGSYGDAFDSAHKAGLFRLEEDSGPDSRLRKLLAGRMDGGLFNGGAAGFQQVLQQDRELYAQRDKFEVLPVPLKIDPNYLAFSKNLHQQDLLNEVNRILRAGHANGDLARITGAGLSKAAGR; this comes from the coding sequence ATGGTGCATGTACTGCGCGCCGTTGTTTTGATGGCCTCGCTAGCCAGCGTGGCGACTTCCTGGGCGGCGGATATTGACGTTTTCGGCAGCGACTATTCCATCCCCAAGGCCTATGTCCAGAACGGCGAAAACAAGGGCATCTTGGTGGATATCCTGAAGTACATCGACGAAAGACTTCCCAACCACCAGTTCACGGTCAAGCTGGCACCGTGGAGCCGGGCCTACAAAAGCGCAGTAGATGGCGAAGGGGGCATTGTTGGCATCTCCAAGACCGCGGAGCGCGAGGTCTTGTTTGACTATTCCGATTCTTTGTACAACGACAACGTGGTGATCGTTGTGCTGGCGGGCAAGGCGTTTGATTTCAAGACCATTGCCGACTTGCATGGCAAGACCATTGGCATTGGGCGGCGCGGCTCTTACGGCGACGCCTTCGACAGCGCGCACAAGGCGGGCCTGTTCCGCCTGGAGGAAGACAGCGGGCCTGACAGCCGCCTGCGCAAGCTGCTGGCCGGGCGTATGGACGGTGGGCTGTTCAACGGGGGCGCCGCTGGTTTTCAACAAGTGCTCCAGCAGGACCGGGAGCTGTACGCCCAGCGCGACAAGTTTGAGGTACTGCCGGTGCCGCTGAAGATTGATCCCAACTACCTGGCCTTCTCCAAAAACCTGCACCAGCAGGACCTGTTGAACGAGGTGAACCGCATCCTGCGCGCAGGCCACGCCAACGGTGACCTGGCCCGCATCACCGGTGCGGGCTTGAGTAAGGCTGCGGGGCGGTGA
- the nhaR gene encoding transcriptional activator NhaR, protein MNFKHLHYFWVTAKAGGIMRAGEQLHTTPQTLSGQIKLLEDWLGRKLFRKNGRNLELTEDGHLALGYADQIFALGTELETAVRQAHGGQRLLDFKVGVADSVTKSIAYRLLEPALAIAEPVRLVCHEGKFPDLLAQLALNRLDLVIADEPMSKRLNVKAFNHPLGSTAMSFFCAPSLKAGLTGTFPRCLNDFPLLIPGPHASVRQQLEGWLTRHQIHPRIIGEFDDGALMNAFGREGRGAFMAPTVMEHETVEQFGVEVIGRTDELVDEFFAVSVERRITHPCVVAITDAARGQLFG, encoded by the coding sequence ATGAACTTCAAACACCTGCATTACTTCTGGGTCACCGCCAAGGCCGGTGGCATCATGCGCGCGGGCGAGCAGCTGCACACCACGCCGCAAACCCTGTCCGGCCAGATCAAACTGCTGGAAGACTGGCTGGGCCGCAAGTTATTCCGCAAGAACGGCCGCAACCTGGAGCTGACCGAAGACGGCCACCTGGCGCTGGGTTATGCGGACCAGATCTTCGCCCTGGGCACCGAGCTAGAGACGGCCGTGCGACAGGCCCACGGCGGCCAGCGCCTGCTGGATTTCAAGGTGGGCGTGGCAGACTCGGTTACAAAATCGATTGCCTACCGGCTGCTGGAGCCCGCTCTGGCCATTGCCGAGCCGGTGCGCCTGGTCTGCCACGAGGGTAAATTCCCCGATCTGCTGGCGCAATTGGCGTTGAACCGGCTGGATCTGGTGATTGCGGACGAGCCCATGTCCAAGCGCCTCAATGTGAAGGCCTTCAACCACCCGCTGGGGAGCACCGCCATGAGTTTCTTCTGCGCCCCGTCGTTAAAGGCAGGGCTCACAGGCACCTTTCCGCGTTGCTTGAACGACTTTCCCCTGCTGATCCCGGGCCCCCATGCCTCGGTGCGCCAGCAGTTGGAAGGCTGGCTCACCCGCCACCAGATCCACCCGCGCATCATTGGCGAGTTTGACGACGGCGCGCTGATGAACGCCTTTGGCCGCGAGGGGCGCGGCGCCTTCATGGCGCCAACGGTCATGGAGCATGAAACCGTGGAGCAGTTTGGGGTCGAGGTGATTGGCCGCACCGATGAACTGGTGGACGAGTTTTTTGCAGTCTCGGTGGAGCGGCGGATCACCCACCCGTGTGTGGTGGCGATTACGGATGCGGCGCGCGGTCAGTTGTTTGGGTGA
- a CDS encoding Rrf2 family transcriptional regulator: MRLSTRGRFAITAMIDLALRQTTTPVPLQDLAQRHRISMSYLEQMFAKLRQHGLVESTRGPGGGYTLARTAKTISVADIIGAIEEGADPRSEGTQRETSASAQAMTQDLWDALQTTVVAYLQTVTLQSLADEQKAKGFQVQERRPVQKGVFAKPKQDKPRPSTPNSVFALANAWSVKT; the protein is encoded by the coding sequence ATGCGTTTGAGTACACGAGGCCGTTTTGCCATTACCGCGATGATTGACCTGGCCCTGCGCCAGACCACCACGCCGGTGCCGCTGCAAGACCTGGCGCAGCGCCACCGCATTTCCATGTCTTATCTGGAGCAGATGTTTGCCAAGCTGCGCCAGCACGGCCTGGTGGAGAGCACACGCGGCCCAGGAGGCGGCTACACCCTGGCCCGCACCGCCAAAACCATTTCGGTGGCCGACATCATTGGCGCCATAGAAGAAGGCGCCGATCCGCGCAGCGAAGGCACCCAGCGCGAGACCTCGGCCAGCGCCCAGGCCATGACACAGGATTTGTGGGATGCGCTGCAGACCACCGTGGTGGCCTACCTGCAGACGGTCACGCTGCAAAGCCTTGCCGACGAGCAAAAGGCCAAGGGTTTCCAGGTGCAGGAACGCCGGCCAGTGCAAAAAGGCGTGTTTGCCAAGCCCAAGCAAGACAAACCACGGCCCAGCACACCCAACTCGGTGTTTGCGCTGGCAAACGCCTGGTCCGTCAAGACCTGA
- a CDS encoding helix-turn-helix domain-containing protein — translation MPILPPKLEVPLHSPRLPAPIMFRSAFVPAQGLYPQHQHAWGEFVYSFSGVMEVKVADHHYLAPPHYGIWLPPDLEHVGLNRLEAHHCSLYIARPGCVVLPATPCALTVNPLVRALLEHLRQLASDDLSTPQGARLMQVLLDQLAQAPRAGSYLPGSDDPALGAVLRMLQANPGDNRPLPELAQAAHSTERTLMRRAQRDLGMSVAEWRQRLRVVRAMPMLEAGQTVETIALDLGYGSASAFISMFKRLVGTTPDEYRKGATGPVLPRQ, via the coding sequence ATGCCCATACTGCCGCCCAAGCTGGAGGTCCCGCTGCACAGCCCGCGGTTGCCGGCGCCCATCATGTTCCGCAGCGCCTTTGTGCCAGCTCAGGGTCTGTACCCGCAGCACCAGCATGCCTGGGGCGAGTTTGTGTATTCGTTCAGCGGGGTTATGGAGGTCAAGGTGGCCGACCACCACTACCTGGCGCCGCCGCACTACGGCATCTGGCTGCCGCCCGATCTGGAGCATGTGGGGCTGAACCGGCTGGAGGCGCACCACTGCTCGTTGTACATCGCACGTCCGGGTTGTGTGGTGCTGCCCGCCACGCCCTGTGCGCTAACGGTGAACCCGCTGGTGCGGGCGCTGCTGGAGCATTTGCGACAGTTGGCGTCGGATGACCTGTCCACCCCGCAGGGCGCCCGGCTGATGCAGGTGTTGCTGGACCAACTGGCGCAGGCCCCGCGCGCCGGCAGTTACCTGCCGGGCTCAGACGATCCGGCGCTGGGTGCGGTGCTGCGCATGTTGCAGGCCAACCCGGGCGACAACCGCCCCTTGCCCGAACTGGCGCAGGCCGCCCACAGCACCGAACGCACATTGATGCGCCGCGCCCAGCGCGACCTGGGCATGTCGGTGGCCGAGTGGCGCCAGCGCCTGCGCGTGGTCAGGGCCATGCCGATGCTGGAGGCCGGCCAGACCGTGGAAACCATCGCGCTGGACCTGGGTTATGGCAGCGCATCGGCCTTCATCAGCATGTTCAAGCGACTGGTGGGCACCACGCCAGACGAGTACCGCAAAGGTGCCACAGGGCCGGTTTTGCCAAGGCAATAA
- a CDS encoding DMT family transporter: MDTRKALDGQAIGLMLLLCLVWGLQQVALKATAAEIAPIFQIALRSGVAALLVGLVMLVRGERLPLAATWRAGLVVGLLFGLEFLLVGEGLRHTNASHMVVFLYTAPIFAALGLHWKLPCERLGAVQWLGITLAFGGLALAFLGRSTAGGGAASGNVLWGDFLGLLGGAAWGATTVVVRCSRLAAAPATLTLLYQLLAAFVLLLCASFATGQAHFKPTPTLWASLLFHSVVVSFASFLLWFWLLRKYLASRLGVFSFMTPLFGIALGAWLLQEPLEASFLVGAVPVLLGIVLVSVGGPNKPRRAFAMVQNRFTTDPRQDQRYAKNRIPSGPNPDHSPRLRAVQGGGAGDHRLRTAGQPYPDH, from the coding sequence ATGGATACGCGCAAAGCGCTGGACGGACAAGCGATAGGCCTGATGTTGCTGCTGTGCCTGGTTTGGGGCCTGCAACAGGTGGCACTGAAAGCCACGGCGGCCGAGATTGCGCCCATCTTCCAGATCGCGCTGCGCTCGGGCGTGGCGGCGCTCCTGGTGGGGCTGGTCATGCTGGTGCGCGGCGAGCGCCTGCCACTGGCAGCAACCTGGCGAGCCGGCCTGGTGGTGGGCCTGTTGTTTGGCCTGGAGTTCCTCTTGGTAGGGGAAGGCCTGCGCCACACCAACGCATCACACATGGTGGTGTTTTTGTACACCGCACCGATTTTTGCGGCACTGGGCCTGCACTGGAAACTGCCCTGCGAACGGCTGGGTGCCGTGCAGTGGCTGGGCATCACACTGGCCTTTGGTGGCCTGGCGCTGGCATTTTTGGGCCGCAGCACGGCGGGCGGCGGTGCGGCATCCGGCAATGTGTTGTGGGGTGACTTTCTGGGCCTGCTGGGGGGTGCGGCCTGGGGCGCCACCACCGTCGTGGTGCGCTGCTCGCGCCTGGCGGCTGCACCCGCCACACTGACACTGCTCTACCAGCTGCTGGCGGCATTTGTATTGCTGCTGTGCGCATCGTTTGCCACCGGCCAGGCCCACTTCAAACCTACGCCCACCCTGTGGGCCAGTTTGCTGTTCCATTCGGTCGTGGTGTCGTTTGCCAGCTTTTTGTTGTGGTTCTGGTTGCTGCGCAAATACCTGGCCTCGCGCCTGGGCGTGTTCTCGTTCATGACGCCGCTGTTTGGCATTGCACTGGGCGCATGGCTGCTGCAGGAGCCCCTCGAAGCCAGCTTTCTGGTCGGTGCGGTGCCCGTGTTGCTGGGCATTGTGCTGGTCAGTGTGGGGGGCCCAAATAAACCCCGCAGGGCATTTGCAATGGTGCAGAATCGGTTTACAACCGACCCTCGCCAGGACCAGCGTTATGCAAAAAACCGAATTCCAAGCGGACCAAATCCCGACCATTCTCCAAGGCTCCGGGCTGTTCAAGGGGGTGGAGCTGGCGACCATCGCCTCCGAACTGCAGGACAGCCGTACCCAGACCATTGA
- a CDS encoding GGDEF domain-containing protein: MLLDPKHINTHIYLVLSGELLVCLEPKIGNPLVRLGVGDCVGELSIIDASAPSAYVVASVPTQLLVISKPVLWRMLAVQQVMALNLLHVLARRIRENNTVLLGSLELQRQYRSKAETDALTGLHNRAWFEEVFPKQLELCERTGQHVSLLMVDIDHFKKVNDQYGHTCGDEALRHMGNLLRRNLRSTDLCARYGGEEMIVLMPGTEIIHAQLTADRLRESVADTPLTLQDGRELTIQVSGGIAQWQPGTTLNDLIRSADQALYRAKEGGRNRIAVHALPTHMDFS, translated from the coding sequence GTGTTGCTGGACCCCAAACACATCAACACCCATATCTACCTCGTGCTCAGCGGCGAACTGCTGGTCTGCCTGGAACCCAAGATCGGCAACCCGCTGGTGCGCCTGGGCGTAGGCGACTGCGTGGGCGAGCTCTCCATCATCGACGCCAGTGCGCCGTCGGCCTATGTGGTGGCATCCGTGCCAACCCAACTGCTGGTGATTTCCAAACCGGTGCTGTGGCGCATGTTGGCCGTGCAACAGGTCATGGCCTTGAACCTACTGCATGTGCTGGCCCGGCGCATCCGCGAAAACAACACCGTACTACTGGGCAGCCTGGAGCTGCAGCGCCAGTACCGCAGTAAGGCCGAGACCGACGCCCTGACCGGCCTGCACAACCGGGCCTGGTTTGAAGAAGTCTTTCCCAAACAGCTGGAGCTGTGTGAACGCACCGGCCAGCATGTGTCGTTGCTGATGGTGGACATTGACCACTTCAAAAAGGTCAACGACCAGTACGGCCACACCTGTGGCGACGAGGCCCTGCGCCACATGGGCAACCTGCTGCGGCGCAATCTGCGCTCCACCGACCTGTGCGCTCGCTACGGCGGTGAGGAAATGATTGTGCTGATGCCTGGCACCGAGATCATCCACGCCCAACTGACGGCAGACCGCCTGCGCGAAAGCGTGGCCGACACCCCGTTGACGCTGCAGGACGGGCGGGAACTGACGATACAGGTATCAGGCGGCATCGCCCAGTGGCAGCCCGGCACCACGCTGAACGATCTGATACGCTCGGCAGACCAGGCGCTGTACCGCGCCAAAGAGGGTGGACGCAACCGGATTGCGGTGCACGCCCTGCCAACCCATATGGATTTTTCGTAA
- a CDS encoding lytic transglycosylase domain-containing protein yields the protein MQFSPHPRALWRVLLTALCLAAASSASSAAEGEAPNKPGPRIYKYLKGGTPSFSDVPPARIPYVVFTPSCYACNVHSNINWHTTPLHLEAYADDIAQAARQFSVDPALVRALIHAESGFNPRARSQKGATGLMQLMPGTARMLGVADPLVPSDNIRGGTQYLAEQLARFKGDTSLAAAAYNAGPGAVQKYAGIPPYAETQVYVQRIKILHQRYKNSPRG from the coding sequence TTGCAGTTCTCACCCCACCCGCGCGCCCTGTGGCGCGTTTTGCTGACCGCGCTGTGTTTGGCGGCAGCGTCATCAGCCAGCTCCGCGGCCGAGGGCGAAGCCCCCAACAAGCCCGGACCCCGGATCTACAAGTACCTCAAGGGCGGCACACCGTCGTTCTCGGACGTGCCACCGGCCAGGATTCCCTATGTGGTCTTCACGCCCTCGTGTTACGCCTGCAACGTGCACTCCAACATCAACTGGCACACCACACCCCTGCATCTGGAGGCCTATGCGGACGACATCGCCCAGGCCGCGCGCCAGTTCAGCGTGGACCCCGCGTTGGTGCGTGCACTGATCCATGCAGAGTCCGGCTTCAACCCGCGCGCGCGCTCGCAGAAGGGCGCCACGGGCCTGATGCAACTGATGCCAGGCACGGCCCGCATGCTGGGCGTGGCAGACCCCCTGGTGCCCAGCGACAACATCCGCGGTGGCACGCAGTACCTGGCCGAGCAGTTGGCACGTTTCAAAGGCGATACCAGCTTGGCCGCAGCCGCCTACAACGCAGGCCCCGGGGCGGTTCAAAAATACGCGGGCATCCCGCCCTACGCTGAAACACAGGTCTATGTGCAGCGGATCAAGATACTGCACCAGCGGTACAAAAACAGCCCACGCGGTTGA
- a CDS encoding glutathione S-transferase family protein, giving the protein MLTTHTLFGSQGSGSAAVEIALNMCALPYRAVRASSWEPDSAIAELAAVNPLCQIPTLVLPDGSVMTESAAILIHLGLYYPRSGLLPAVPSARAQVIRGLVFIAANCYAALSINDYPARWTTATTKPAQEKVRQGARAQLHKHWAIFADSFAATPFLSGTQPGALDLLAAVVSKWAGSRAYLQQHRPAFAALLHRIESDARVASVFHQHWPA; this is encoded by the coding sequence ATGCTCACCACCCACACCCTCTTTGGCTCCCAAGGCTCAGGCTCCGCCGCCGTAGAAATCGCGCTCAACATGTGCGCGCTGCCCTACCGCGCAGTGCGTGCGTCCAGTTGGGAGCCCGACTCGGCCATCGCCGAGCTGGCCGCCGTCAACCCGCTCTGCCAGATTCCCACCCTGGTGCTGCCCGACGGATCGGTGATGACCGAAAGTGCCGCCATCCTGATCCACCTGGGCCTGTATTACCCGCGCAGCGGCCTATTGCCGGCAGTGCCCAGTGCCCGCGCACAGGTGATACGCGGCCTGGTCTTCATCGCGGCCAACTGCTACGCGGCGCTCAGCATCAACGACTACCCGGCACGTTGGACCACAGCCACCACCAAACCCGCGCAAGAGAAGGTGCGGCAGGGTGCGCGGGCGCAACTCCATAAACATTGGGCCATCTTTGCCGACAGCTTTGCGGCCACGCCCTTCCTGTCGGGCACACAGCCCGGCGCATTGGACCTACTTGCCGCCGTGGTCAGCAAGTGGGCAGGCTCACGCGCCTACCTGCAGCAGCACCGGCCCGCGTTTGCAGCGTTGCTGCACCGCATCGAATCGGATGCACGTGTGGCATCCGTCTTTCACCAGCACTGGCCGGCCTGA
- a CDS encoding carboxy terminal-processing peptidase: MKLKLLALLFAFVTAAQAAVLAPAAQDAKAATLAAEVLSRYHYKALPLDESLSSRIFDQYLKALDPEKLYFVQTDIDQFEGSRTKLGVEMQSGELGRPFAIFNLYVKRANERFTYARSLLKKGFSFDSNETYQFARDKQGWSKTEADALDLWRKRVKNDWLRLKLAGKDDKSIAAVLDKRYENSIKRISRANSEDAFNAYMNAYTMAIEPHTNYMAPRTAANFNISMKLSLVGIGAVLTEVDDYTTIRELMAGGPAALSGKLKVGDRIVGVGQGEKGPITDIMGARLDDSVMLIRGAEDSVVRLEVLPAEAGPDGKHVFINLVRKPISLQDQSAKSSIQTVTDGKLTHTIGVISLPSFYEDFAAKQKGTPDYKSTTRDVALLIKELKAKKVDAILMDLRNNGGGSLSEAVELTGLFIGKGPVVQVRNASGQIRVESSRQADVAWDGPLGVLVNRNSASASEIFAAAMQDYGRGLIVGEPSFGKGTVQTMINLDRIAKSEKPQLGELKLTIAQFFRINGGTTQLRGVTPDVTFPTVLDTGDYGESRFDNALPWTQIAPATYTPRGSVQEVLPILVAQHKQRIKNEKDFQYLQEDIAEFNRIRKQNAVSLNEAERRKEKETQEAKLAARKPGAKGKDAAKNDADKDDGLQAGERDLNAELAAEKARKNDKDVLLIEAANILGDQVDLLKPGVNLAARMKQIPQLAQ, translated from the coding sequence ATGAAACTGAAATTACTGGCACTCCTTTTTGCCTTTGTCACGGCAGCACAGGCCGCGGTGCTTGCACCCGCCGCCCAGGATGCCAAGGCAGCGACTCTGGCAGCAGAGGTGCTGTCCCGCTACCACTACAAGGCCCTGCCACTGGACGAATCCCTGTCCAGCCGCATTTTTGACCAGTACCTCAAAGCACTCGATCCAGAAAAGCTGTACTTCGTACAGACCGACATCGACCAGTTTGAAGGTTCCCGCACCAAGCTGGGTGTGGAGATGCAAAGTGGTGAGCTGGGTCGGCCCTTCGCCATCTTCAACCTGTATGTCAAACGCGCCAACGAGCGTTTTACCTACGCGCGCAGCCTGCTCAAAAAAGGCTTCAGCTTTGACAGCAACGAGACCTACCAGTTTGCGCGTGACAAACAAGGCTGGTCCAAGACCGAGGCAGATGCGCTGGATCTGTGGCGCAAGCGGGTCAAGAACGACTGGTTGCGCCTGAAGCTGGCCGGCAAGGACGATAAGAGCATTGCCGCCGTGCTGGACAAGCGGTATGAGAACAGCATCAAACGCATCAGCCGCGCCAACAGCGAAGACGCCTTCAACGCCTACATGAACGCCTACACGATGGCGATCGAGCCCCACACCAACTACATGGCGCCCCGCACCGCGGCCAACTTCAACATCTCGATGAAGTTGTCTCTGGTCGGCATTGGCGCCGTGCTGACCGAGGTGGACGACTACACCACCATCCGTGAGCTGATGGCCGGCGGCCCCGCGGCCCTGTCGGGCAAGCTCAAGGTAGGTGACCGCATTGTGGGTGTGGGCCAAGGCGAAAAAGGCCCCATCACCGACATCATGGGTGCACGCCTGGATGATTCGGTGATGTTGATACGCGGTGCCGAAGACAGCGTGGTGAGATTGGAAGTGCTGCCCGCCGAAGCCGGACCGGACGGCAAACACGTCTTCATCAACCTGGTGCGCAAGCCCATTTCGCTGCAGGACCAGTCGGCCAAATCATCCATACAAACGGTGACCGACGGCAAGCTCACACACACCATCGGCGTGATTTCTCTGCCCTCGTTCTATGAAGACTTCGCGGCCAAACAAAAAGGCACGCCCGACTACAAAAGCACGACCCGCGACGTGGCCCTGCTGATCAAGGAACTCAAGGCCAAGAAGGTCGACGCCATTCTGATGGACCTGCGCAACAACGGCGGTGGCTCCTTGTCCGAGGCGGTAGAGCTCACCGGCCTGTTCATCGGCAAAGGCCCGGTGGTGCAGGTGCGCAATGCCAGCGGCCAGATCCGTGTGGAGTCTTCACGCCAGGCCGACGTGGCCTGGGACGGCCCGCTGGGTGTGCTGGTCAACCGCAACTCGGCATCCGCATCGGAAATCTTTGCCGCCGCCATGCAGGACTACGGCCGCGGCCTGATCGTGGGTGAGCCCAGTTTTGGCAAAGGCACGGTGCAGACCATGATCAACCTGGACCGCATCGCCAAATCCGAGAAACCACAACTGGGCGAACTCAAATTGACCATTGCGCAATTTTTCCGCATCAACGGTGGCACAACCCAGCTGCGCGGCGTGACGCCGGATGTGACCTTCCCGACGGTGCTGGATACGGGCGACTACGGTGAGTCCCGCTTTGACAACGCCCTGCCCTGGACACAGATTGCGCCCGCCACCTACACGCCCAGGGGCTCGGTGCAAGAGGTTCTCCCCATTCTGGTGGCCCAGCACAAACAGCGCATCAAGAACGAAAAAGACTTTCAGTACCTGCAGGAAGACATTGCCGAGTTCAACCGCATCCGCAAGCAAAACGCCGTGTCCTTGAACGAGGCCGAACGGCGCAAGGAAAAGGAAACCCAAGAAGCCAAGCTGGCGGCCCGCAAACCCGGCGCCAAGGGCAAAGATGCAGCCAAGAACGACGCTGACAAGGACGACGGCCTGCAAGCGGGTGAGCGTGATCTGAATGCAGAACTGGCCGCCGAGAAGGCGCGCAAGAACGACAAAGACGTGTTGCTGATCGAAGCTGCCAACATCCTGGGCGACCAGGTGGACCTGCTCAAACCCGGCGTCAACCTGGCGGCACGTATGAAGCAGATCCCCCAGTTGGCCCAATAG